From the genome of Mya arenaria isolate MELC-2E11 chromosome 5, ASM2691426v1:
TAATCACCTGTTCTTAGTGTAAGAAAAGATCATGTCAACTATTTGAAATATActgcatacataaaaatagttttatttatagaatttcagtcatttaaataatatataaaataaattgtgaataaaTGAGAAACAAACAAGCCtgaaaaaatatccaaatttaTAATATAGTTATCAATAATGCCTGTATACATGTGAAAACAAACGGCAAAGAAAATTAATCATATGGCTATTATAGCACCGATATTTTATAACCGATATCATTGTTACTAAAGAAATACGTGACGAACGATTACAGATTAGTAAATATAGCTTAGCTGGGATCCCACAGAATCGACTGCAGTAAAACATGCAATGGTCCAATAGATGATtacgttgtgtttttttattgcacagtGAAATGCTGGTTTTCCTAAATGGGTTTCTAACGGTATTTCCATTGGAGATTTTATTTCCAAACCTTCTAGAACGAATTATGACGTaggttttaaaaaagtatttaatgaGAAGTGAGCGGCGTGCGTTACGCATTAAGGCGAGAACAGGCGGATGGATGATATATCtgtgtaaaataaattacaaaatatatatcagttaatataaaaatcaattacagaaaaatcaatacataagctGTAATTATTAGAAAGTGAAAGTGTTGGAGAACTACAGACGATCATATATACAGGTATTTGTGGTTTATTATTCATactaagtttgttttaatttcgctgtaagtaattatataattttatatggaCGATTTTCGTTTGTAAAAGAATGCAGTATACCGGATTGACCGCTTTTAATAAAAGGATATCACTTATGACTGAACATCAATTTAATAATATGTGCACCAAATATCTGGGTATATCACAATAACTCAGAAAAATGGAAATCTCCGTTTTGCGCACTTCTtgtgtattcattatatattacaatgtatgtGACATCTGtccataatatattttaatagagCTACGTAATAAGATAAAGTATCTTCTTTTAAAGAGAAAATGGGACGTGATAATTTGTCCATCGTTAGTTTCAACTCGTCACGCAGGGGGCTCAATTCCTTGAGGACATCTGAAAGGAGCCCATATCTTGAGAGAATCATCGAGGGTTCTTCGCCCGATATTTGTCTACTCCCCGGTGATGATAAGGCGATGACAATGAACGCTGTGAGGGGTTATGGGCAGTATTATGTCCCTTCGGCCGACGGGACAGTTCTTTTGTATGACAGTAATAGGATTAGAATGAATGAACAACAGGTTAATGTGAACGGATTTGGCCCGCTGCCGGAACTTGACACATACAAAATGGTGCTCCCCAGTGTGCAGGTGTTATCCCTGATGCCATCGAATGACAGGTCCGTTGTGAAAGAATTTTCACTCGTGTCCTGGAAATACACGATGTTTTCTCAATCTAGGGACAAGACAAGGACCCTTGAGAGTCTGATTGTGTTTTGTCAATGGCTTGCATTGTCAACCGAAAAGGCAGTTTTCATCGGGGGTGAAATGGCCATTGATTACGACACCATTGTGAAGATAACGAAGAACCTGTCGCAGAAGGGAAGAGAAAGGTATGTGTCCGACGCCCAGTCTGAAATGGTGGATCACGCCTTTTTACCGTCGATGACAAAAGCCACGGTGCGGGACAGGCGACATCTCTTTGAAATGAACGTATACAAATGCAAGAGTGACCCAGTGCTATCTTCGAACGAGCCACAAGCTGATTGCTTCATTTCTTCTAAGATCCTGGAGCTCTCTGAAGCGAAGCTTGTAGACGTGGAGAAGGTCTGCAGCAGACAGTGTAAACTTGAAACGCTGGTAGACGTGGAGAAGGTCAGTAGCAAGCAGTGTGAGCTAGAAACGCTGCGTAAGATCTGTCCTACGGCGACGACCATGACCATTCCTCAGCGGCCACCGAGGCACCATGGTGGTTAATACGATGTACCAAAGAATATCAGACATAATCAGAAAGATGTCCGTCGAGTGAATGTTTATTGGAAACTCGTATGCATTAAGTGCAAACAGGACGTTTAATGTGGTTGTTAGCTCAACTGTTTTGTTTAGAATAAAAGTCATAGTTTTGTGATAGCCGTTGTGTCGAATGGGGTTGTAGTCGTTGGAATCCGTGTCAAACAGCTTTTTCAACCAAGAGTGTCAAATGGAACTTGGTAAAAATGTTCTCAGTACAAATACACATATGCGTaacaaggccaataactctggtaaagttaattgttaattattgAGTTACGCATTAAGAAACACCAGACAAGCGTTGGCATCGGCCAGTGGTGCTGTTGTTTAAGTTATTGTAACATCACGTTAGAATCTCATTGTTATGTACAAGTTATTAAATCGCATATTATGTTTTTTGGTACGATAGCTACAGTATGTATGCTATCTAATAAAACGAACTAGACAAATGTgaaaaagtttgataaagagGCGCAATTCTGAATGACTTATGTTTAAGcgcatttttcatttattatatctCAAGTTTCACTGAATTTTTGCTATTCTGTGTTGAGCATTTATGGGTACATTATCCCACTTAGTTTCAGAATGAAAACTTAAAAGTGATAgtataaattttaacattagTGAATATGTGATATGCTGCTGATAAGTATAATATTGCCATcgtatgtacatgtttgtaccTCTATGTAAATTTGTGCTATTCACTATTCTGTTTTACCTGCAGTGCAGGTTGTTACTATGTGctgtatatgtatacaaatcGATTTGCTGGtagaaaatgttgaataaaagtgtATAACGCAATCTGACTTTTATATATCAACCCATATTGCAAAAACAGATACAGAATATACCATTCTTAGGCTAGCAGGGCTGGGCGGTTGAGTGATAAAGCATTTGAGGGTGTGCAACTTAATGGTGCAACTTTTGACGTGAACCCGTCTCCCCAAACcgaaataaaaatatagttcaaCAATAGTTAAGGTGGTATGTGTTCTGTCTGTGAAAAAGTTGGCTATTGTTTGTCTGAAatggtgtgttttaatactGTATTTCGATATTGACATGCAGACGTTTGACAATTCTAAGGGGTGAGGGGCGGGTGCAACCCCGCACCCTTATTCTAAATTCGTTTACCCCTAGATAAGGATATGCGAAACCGTATTTGGTTGCACTACTGACATCCAATTATCTCaccattaaaacacaacaaGCACTGATGGACCATATGTTGTTGACACTCCATGTGGCTACAtacttgttattatttttttgaaagtaATAAACAATCATGAAAAAGACTCTGTTATGCCAGAAAAAGACAGTCATAGTCGTATATTTCAAAACGCCATTGTCGTCTTATCAGACACTGccagaaatattataaatatcaaaatgttgtttgacTTGCGAGTAGCGATTCAAAGTCGATTTTAAATCAAAAGCGATATTTTGAAATTAGCCATAGAAGAGTATATGGTTTACAAGAATAAGCCGCATTGAAATGTTAACAA
Proteins encoded in this window:
- the LOC128234536 gene encoding uncharacterized protein LOC128234536, which codes for MGRDNLSIVSFNSSRRGLNSLRTSERSPYLERIIEGSSPDICLLPGDDKAMTMNAVRGYGQYYVPSADGTVLLYDSNRIRMNEQQVNVNGFGPLPELDTYKMVLPSVQVLSLMPSNDRSVVKEFSLVSWKYTMFSQSRDKTRTLESLIVFCQWLALSTEKAVFIGGEMAIDYDTIVKITKNLSQKGRERYVSDAQSEMVDHAFLPSMTKATVRDRRHLFEMNVYKCKSDPVLSSNEPQADCFISSKILELSEAKLVDVEKVCSRQCKLETLVDVEKVSSKQCELETLRKICPTATTMTIPQRPPRHHGG